In Stomoxys calcitrans chromosome 2, idStoCalc2.1, whole genome shotgun sequence, the following proteins share a genomic window:
- the LOC106089159 gene encoding bifunctional purine biosynthesis protein ATIC has product MSNKRFALLSVSDKTGLLDFGKNLSKLGFHLIASGGTATALRNAGLTVQDVSDITGAPEMLGGRVKTLHPAVHGGILARLTASDKADMQKQNFDYINVVVCNLYPFVNTVSKPDVTVADAVENIDIGGVTLLRAAAKNHDRVTVVCEASDYGKVLQELQKNGDTTLETRKLLALKAFTHTATYDDAISDYFRKQYSGGVAQLNLRYGMNPHQKPAQIFTQLEKLPLRVVNASPGFINLCDALNGWQLVRELKKALGLPAATSFKHVSPAGAAVGIPLSKDQAKLCMVEDLYEQLTPVATAYARARGADRMSSFGDFVALSDVCDVVTARIISREVSDGIIAPGYEPAALELLKKKKNGSYCVLQMDPDYEPSDLERKTIFGLTLEQKRNDAVIDASLFKNVVTKVKQLPQTAVRDLIVATIALKFTQSNSVCYARDGQVIGIGAGQQSRIHCTRLAGEKADNWWLRQHPRVAGMKFKAGVKRAEISNAIDNYVNGTVGKDMPFSQFEAMFEEVPKQLTQEEKVNWLKQLNGVALGSDAFFPFRDNIDRARLSGVSYIGSPAGSTNDAGVIAACDEHGIIMAHTNLRLFHH; this is encoded by the exons ATGTCCAACAAACGTTTTG CTCTTCTCAGTGTCTCGGATAAAACCGGCTTGCTTGATTTTGGCAAGAATTTATCCAAATTGGGTTTCCATTTGATTGCTAGTGGTGGAACTGCTACCGCTTTACGTAATGCCGGTCTAACAGTTCAAGATGTTTCGGACATTACCGGAGCTCCTGAAATGTTGGGAGGACGTGTCAAGACTTTACATCCTGCTGTGCATGGTGGTATATTGGCACGACTAACCGCCTCCGATAAGGCTGATATGCAAAAGCAAAACTTCGATTACATCAATGTGGTGGTCTGCAATCTGTATCCTTTTGTCAACACCGTGTCCAAGCCCGATGTCACTGTTGCCGATGCTGTAGAGAATATCGATATCGGTGGTGTGACACTCCTCAGAGCTGCTGCCAAGAATCATGATCGTGTCACGGTGGTTTGTGAGGCCTCAGATTATGGCAAAGTTTTGCAAGAACTCCAAAAGAATGGTGACACCACACTGGAGACACGCAAACTGTTAGCCCTGAAAGCCTTCACCCATACCGCCACCTATGATGATGCCATTTCTGATTATTTCCGCAAACAATATTCGGGGGGTGTGGCTCAATTGAATTTGCGCTATGGCATGAATCCCCATCAAAAGCCTGCACAAATTTTCACCCAATTGGAAAAATTGCCCTTGCGTGTGGTGAATGCTTCGCCTGGCTTTATTAATCTTTGCGATGCCTTAAATGGCTGGCAATTGGTGCGAGAATTGAAAAAGGCTTTGGGCCTACCAGCAGCCACCAGTTTCAAGCATGTCTCGCCTGCCGGTGCTGCAGTGGGTATTCCTTTGAGCAAGGATCAGGCAAAATTGTGCATGGTTGAGGATTTATATGAACAACTGACTCCCGTGGCTACAGCTTATGCCAGGGCAAGAGGTGCAGACCGCATGTCATCATTTGGTGATTTCGTAGCTTTGTCTGATGTTTGTGATGTGGTCACAGCCAGGATTATATCGCGCGAAGTTTCCGATGGTATTATAGCGCCAGGTTATGAGCCAGCTGCCTTGGAAttattgaagaagaagaaaaatggtTCCTATTGTGTGTTGCAG atggatccCGATTATGAGCCCTCAGACCTGGAACGTAAAACCATTTTCGGTTTGACTTTAGAGCAAAAACGCAACGATGCCGTCATTGATGCTTCTCTGTTCAAGAATGTGGTCACCAAAGTCAAACAATTGCCCCAGACGGCTGTGCGTGATTTAATTGTGGCCACAATTGCTCTCAAATTCACTCAATCCAATTCGGTGTGCTATGCTCGCGATGGCCAAGTCATTGGCATTGGAGCAGGTCAACAATCTCGTATTCACTGCACCCGGCTGGCCGGTGAGAAGGCCGACAACTGGTGGTTGAGACAACATCCCCGCGTTGCTGGCATGAAATTCAAGGCTGGTGTTAAGCGTGCCGAAATCTCAAATGCCATTGACAATTATGTTAATGGCACAGTGGGCAAGGATATGCCTTTCTCTCAGTTCGAGGCCATGTTCGAGGAAGTTCCCAAACAATTGACCCAGGAAGAGAAAGTCAATTGGTTGAAACAATTGAATGGTGTTGCCTTGGGTTCTGATGCCTTCTTCCCCTTCCGCGATAATATCGATCGTGCCCGTTTG AGTGGAGTCTCTTACATAGGCAGCCCTGCTGGTTCCACAAATGATGCTGGTGTCATTGCTGCTTGTGATGAGCATGGCATTATTATGGCTCACACTAACCTGCGTTTGTTCCATCATtga